One segment of Parachlamydia acanthamoebae DNA contains the following:
- a CDS encoding DMT family transporter, with the protein MQPYLYLFLAIITEIIATSALKVSDGFTKPLASIIVLVGYFFAFWLLSLTLKVLPVSIVYAIWSGLGILGISCIGIWYFKEMFGVWHFIGTALILAGVVILSIVTPNNNSPH; encoded by the coding sequence ATGCAACCATATCTATACCTCTTTCTCGCTATCATCACAGAAATTATTGCCACTAGTGCATTAAAGGTTTCTGATGGCTTCACGAAACCGCTCGCTTCCATTATTGTGCTTGTCGGCTATTTTTTTGCCTTTTGGCTGCTATCTTTAACGTTAAAAGTTTTGCCTGTGAGTATCGTCTATGCCATCTGGTCTGGACTTGGTATTTTAGGAATTTCTTGCATTGGAATTTGGTATTTCAAAGAAATGTTTGGTGTTTGGCATTTTATTGGAACCGCGTTGATTTTAGCCGGAGTCGTCATCTTAAGCATCGTCACACCGAACAACAACTCACCTCATTAA
- a CDS encoding patatin-like phospholipase family protein, producing the protein MISKALYRSSYLALIWIFILSSCASHHYIEPGNPHPPCVISLPEKIRVALVLGSGGVRGMAHVGVIEELKAAGIPIDLIVGCSAGSMVGALYADSPDIEKVKEVVWNVKTDSLLDLDLWHCRYGLSQGRSMKSTLSKHLAAKTFDDLKIPLIIVACDLFSGELVPIGSGDLVRAVQASCSIPLMFVPCQHKGRILIDGGVVNPVPAKVARDLGADLVIAVDLCELLPQTIPSNLFQVATRSAEIAFIWQNEICTHHADIIIRPKTSGMGTFNDKMKLQIYEAGRRATREQIPLIKELLRGIDLSSRNDQKRVVTLHCYLPQISLDY; encoded by the coding sequence ATGATATCTAAAGCATTGTACCGGTCCTCCTATTTGGCGCTTATATGGATATTTATCCTTTCATCTTGCGCATCGCATCATTATATCGAACCAGGAAATCCTCATCCTCCCTGCGTGATTTCTTTGCCTGAAAAAATCCGCGTTGCTCTTGTCTTAGGCAGTGGTGGCGTAAGAGGGATGGCGCATGTGGGAGTCATTGAAGAGTTGAAAGCAGCTGGAATACCTATTGATTTGATTGTTGGATGTAGCGCAGGAAGCATGGTGGGGGCGCTTTATGCAGATTCTCCCGACATCGAAAAAGTTAAAGAAGTTGTCTGGAATGTAAAGACTGACTCTTTACTAGACCTAGATCTTTGGCATTGCCGCTATGGATTATCACAAGGTCGCTCGATGAAAAGTACCCTTTCCAAGCATTTAGCCGCAAAAACTTTTGATGACTTAAAAATTCCTCTGATTATTGTCGCTTGCGATCTTTTTTCAGGAGAACTTGTCCCTATAGGATCAGGTGATTTAGTTAGAGCCGTGCAGGCCTCGTGTTCCATACCTTTGATGTTTGTGCCATGCCAACACAAAGGGCGCATTTTAATTGATGGAGGAGTGGTCAATCCAGTTCCTGCAAAAGTAGCGAGAGATCTCGGTGCAGATTTAGTGATTGCAGTGGATCTTTGCGAACTTTTGCCACAAACAATCCCTTCAAATCTATTTCAAGTGGCAACTCGCAGCGCTGAGATCGCATTTATCTGGCAAAATGAAATTTGCACGCATCATGCCGATATCATTATTCGCCCTAAAACGTCTGGAATGGGAACGTTTAATGACAAAATGAAATTACAGATCTATGAAGCTGGCCGTAGGGCCACACGAGAACAAATTCCTTTGATAAAAGAACTATTGCGTGGAATCGATCTTTCTTCACGTAATGACCAAAAACGTGTCGTAACACTGCATTGCTATTTGCCGCAGATCTCCCTAGACTATTAA